A stretch of DNA from Mycolicibacterium celeriflavum:
ACCATCGGTGCGTCGAGCGCCAGCATGGCACTCATGTACAAGGTGTCGTTGTTCGCGGTGGGCATGTCTTTGGCCGACGGGGTGGCGAGTTCGCGTGCCCAACCGATCGTGTTGATCGGCGCACGGTAGCTCGTCGGTGGTACACCACCTGAAACATCCGTGTACATCCGGGCGAGCCGCTCCATCCGAACGAGCGGATAACCCCAGCAATAGGCCGAGATGCCCAGGTGATACCCATCGGCCTCCAACCCTTGCGCGATCACCTGCGGACTGGCGGGGGTGGTAAGGAGTGCGTCTTCGAGCGGTTCCTCGGCGGAGAGGTCTGTGTTCACTACCCCAGAATGCCCAACAAGCTGAGTCGATACCCGACGATTTTCCCAGGATTCTCCAGGGACCCCATCGGTCCAGTCCGGTCTGCACGACAACTACGGCGAGGTAGCGGGACAGCGCACGCCGCGGATGCGGTACTTGATGTGCGGGCGATGAGTTCGGCGGTGATGTGATGTCTATCTGGAGTTCGAGCACCCCGATGAATCAGGATGGACAGCGTGGACCTTCCCGTACTGCCGCCGCTCGAACCGATGCTGGCCAAGGTGCCCCCCGAAGCGGGCGTGTGGTCGTACGAGCCAAAGTGGGACGGCTACCGCGCGCTGGTGTTCCGCGACGGCGACAAGGTGGTGCTGCTTTCCCGCAGCGGGAAAGACCTGGGTCGCTACTTCCCCGAGGTCATCGAGTCGGTGCGCGAGGAATTGGCGACGCGGTGTGTGCTCGACGGTGAAATCGTCGTCCCCCGCGACATCGGCGGGCGCACACGGCTGGACTGGGAGTCGCTGAGTCAGCGTATCCACCCCGCCGTCAGCCGGATCAAGATGCTGTCCGAGCAGACGCCGGCCCACTTCATCGGTTTCGATGCGCTTGCCACCGGCGACACGTCGTTGATGAAGGAGCCTTTCCGGGTCCGGCGCGCGGCGCTGCTCGATGCGGTGACAGAGAAGCAGTGGTGTCACGTCACCCGCACCACCGAGGACCCCGATCTCGGCGCCCAATGGCTCGAGGAGTTCGAGGGCGCCGGACTCGACGGCGTGATCGCCAAGCGGCTCGAGGGTCCGTACCTGCCGGGCAAGCGGGAGATGGTGAAGATCAAGCACGCCCGCGACGCCGACTGTGTGGCGATCGGATACCGCATACACAAGAGCGGCGAGGGTATCGGGTCGATTTTGCTGGGCCTGTATCGCGACGACGGCGAACTGCAGATGGTCGGTGGCGCAGCGTCTTTCACCACTAAAGACCGGCTCAAGCTGCTCGCCGAACTGGAACCGCTGCGCGAGGGCGACCAGATACGCGAAGGGGATCCCAGCCGGTGGAACTCCGCCGCCGACAAGCGGTGGATTCCGATCCGGCCGGAGAAGGTGTGCGAGGTAGCCTATGACCAGATGGAGGGCAACACCGTGCACGGCCGGCGTTTCCGGCATGCGGTGAAGTTTCGGCGCTGGCGTCCGGATCGGGACCCCGAGAGCTGCACCTTCGACCAACTCGAGGTGCCGCTGAACTACGACCTCTACGATGTTCTGGAGTCCTGAAATGGCAACGGCTGCTGAGGAAATCGACGTCGACGGCGTCAAGGTCCGGCTGACCAATCGCGACAAGCCCTACTTCCCGAAACTCGGTAAGGACGGCACCAAGGGCAAGCTGTTCGAGTACTACCTGTCGGTGGCCGACCGGATGGTCATGCTGTTGCGGGACCGGCCCACGCATCTGCAGCGTTTTCCCGACGGCATTGACGGCGAGGAGATCTACCAGAAGCGGGTGCCGCAGAAGCATCCGGACTACCTGCAGACATGTCAGGTCACGTTCCCGTCCGGGCGCACCGCCGACGCGCTCAAGGTGACCCACCCATCGGCGATCGCATGGGCGGCACAGATGGGCACGATCACGCTGCACCCGTGGCAGGTGCGGTGCCCGGATACCGAGCACCCCGACGAGCTGCGCATCGACCTGGACCCGCAGCCCGGAACGGATTTCAGGGACGCCAGTTCGGTCGCGGTGGACGTGCTCAAACCGCTGCTCGACGAGTTGGGTCTGACCGGCTATCCGAAGACCTCGGGCGGCCGCGGTGTGCACGTCTTCCTGCGAATCAGAACCGACTGGGACTTCATCGCGGTGCGTCGTGCGGGCATCGCGCTGGCCCGCGAGGTCGAGCGCCGCGCACCCGATGCGGTCACCACCTCGTGGTGGAAGGAGGAGCGCGGCACGCGGATCTTCATCGACTACAACCAGAACGCCAGAGACCGCACGTTCGCGTCGGCGTATTCGGCGCGCAAGACTGGAATCGCCACCGTGTCGACACCGTTGACGTGGGACGAATTGCGCACCGCCGACCCCGATGACTTCACGATCTCAACAGTGCCGGATTTTGTTGCGGGACGGCCCGATCCGTGGGCCGACATCGACAGCGACGCCCAGTCGCTCGAACCACTGTTGAAGATGGTCGAGGCCGACGAGGAGCGCGGGCTCGGTGATCTGCCGTATCCGCCGAGCTACCCGAAGATGCCGGGCGAGCCACCGCGTGTGCAACCGAGCAAGAAGGTCGCCGCCAACTGGGACGCCGAGGGCAACCCGGTTAAACCCGACTGACGAAAACGCGCCATCGGCCGCGATGTGCTCTTAGCATCGACGAATCGCCACCAGATGTTCACGAATTCGGATCGCCGTAGGGGTCTGCGCAGCCGGCCTGACGGCGGTCGCTGTATTGAGCGCACCGGTCGGCATCCCTTCGGCGCGGGCTCAATCGTGTCCCGACATCGAGGTGGTGTTCGCGCGCGGGACGGGCGACCCGGTGGGTGTTGGCGCCGTGGGACAGGCGTTCATCGACTCGCTGCGTTCGAAGGTGGGCGACAGAACGGTCGGCCAGTACGCGGTCAACTACGCCGCCACCATGAACTTTCTGCGAGCCGCCGAGGGCGCTGCCGACGCGAACGGTCACGTCGGATACATGACCGCGAACTGCCCGGCCACCCGGTTGGTCCTCGGCGGCTTCTCGCAGGGCGCTGCCGTCATCGACTTGATGCTGGGCGTGAGTCCCGGCCTCGGTGCCATCCCTGGCGTCGGGGCGATCCCCGGCCTCGATGCGGTGCCCGGTCTCGACCTCGGCGCCGTCGCGGCGCCGCTGCCCCCGCACGCTGCCGACCACGTGGCGGCGGTCGCGGTGTTCGGCAACCCGTTCGCCAAGATCCTCGGCCCGCTGAACGCGCTCAGTCCGGTCTACGGCGGCAGGACCATCGACTTGTGCAATGCCAACGACCCGATCTGCGGCGAGGGCGATATGGACAACCGGGCGGCCCACCATCAGTACGTGCCTGGAATGACCGATCAGGCCGCCTCTTTCGTCGCCGGCCTGCTTTAGTCTCCGGTGCGCTGGACGCGCGACTCGAAATCACTGTTGAAGGGGCAACCGCCGGTGACGGTGTAATGACCGCGTCCGGTGAGGAGCGTGATCGGGTCCTGCGGCGGCTGTGGCAACGGGTAGTTCAGGCTGATCTCGCGGTGAGCGGGCGCACCGTTCTTGCACTGGGAGTCCGTCGAGGTGTTGGTCAGTTGCCACGCGTTCTCTTCGAACACCAGGACTTTGACGTCGTTGGGGTTCAGCCAGTAACTCAGGCACTTCTGGCCGGTGCGCAGACAGTACGTCTGGATGTCGAAACTCACTTCGGCGCTGCGGTTTCCGTCGACGTACGTATCGACTTCCTGATAGCGGCCGTGTAAGGACTGCGCCGGGGACGCGACGCGCGCCGGTTGGCTCGCCGGGTCGGTGACGGACGCGCCCCCCTCCGGGGCACCGGTGCGGGTAAAAGTCACCGGCTGGTTACTCGCGCAACTGCCGTTGGTCGATCGGATGACGTATTCGCCCTCCAGGCTTCCGTCGGCCTGAGACTGCAGCGAGAACGCCTCCCAGAGTTCCGCCGGCTCGGCGCCCTGGCACGTGCCCTGTTTCGCATTCACCGCCTCCCAACGACCGTCGATCTCGTCGAGCACCAGAGTCGACGTCGTGGTGAGAGAACCGTTGACCTTCGTCGCCGACGCGACACACCCGCCGGCAGGGCACGCCGATCGGATCACCCATTTCTCGTTGCCGCCCTGCGCGTTCTGATACGGCTCGCCGTTGGGCTTTGTCGGCGAACCGAATTCGACGGCGAATGTCCCGTCGAGAGGCGCATCGGGTGGTTGTGCGACGCGTCGGTCACCACCGTCGTCGCTGATCACGGTGAGGATGGTGGCCGCGGCGGCGATGATCAGAACTACGCTGATCGGAACGACGATCGCGGTCCGTCGCCACCACGGCAGCGACCCATCATCGTCGGGCGACTGGTCCGAAGAGTCGCCGGGAGGCGGCGTTTCGGCGGGTCCGACCGAATCGGCGCGCCGCGCCTGGGTCGGGGCGTGGGCCTGTTCGTCATGGGCAGCAGGCGCGGAATGGGTCGGCGCCCACGCCTTCTTCACATGCTCGGGTGGGCCGGCCTGCGTGGTAGCTGCGGGTGGACCGGCCTGCGTGGGGGATGCGGGTGGGTCGACCTGCTCCGCCGGGCGAGCCCGGGTCGGCGCCCAGGCTTGTCCCGCCTGAGCGGTACTGGCAACTGCGGTGGACGCGGACGGGGCCGGTCCTGCGGCTGTCGGCGCTGAATGTGGTTGTGCGGGTTGGGTAGTGACACCAGGATCGGTGATGGCCTTGCTTGCCGCTTGGGCCAGTTCAACGGTCGTTCCGTAGCGCTCGTCGGGGTCCTTCGCCATGCCGGCCGCGATCACGGCATCCAGCTCCGGCGTCACCTCCGGCCGCGAGATCGACGGCCGCGGCGGCGGAGTCGTCAGGTGACCCGCGATCTGCTGTTCGACGCTGTCTCCGGGGAACGGGCGGCTGGACGTGAGGCACTCATACAGCACGCACGTCAACGCATAGACGTCCGCGCGCGTGTCGGTTTTGCCGGTGGTGAACCGCTCGGGCGCCATGTACGGCCACGTACCGACCACGTTGCCGGTGGCGGTGAGCTTGGTATCGCCTGTCGCGCGTGCAATCCCGAAATCGATCAGATACGAGAAATCGTCTTCTGCGACGAGGATGTTGGAGGGTTTGACGTCGCGATGCACGAGCCCGATGCGGTGCGCAGCATGCAGCGCCGACGCAATCTGGGCAATGATCTTCACCGCCCGTTCGGGCTCCAATGGGCCGCCGGCAAGCAGATGCTCGAGATCCTGACCCTCGATCAACCGCATGTCGACATACAGTCGACCTTCGATCTCGCCGAAGTTGTGAATCGGCACCACGTGGGGATTGGTCAGCCCGGCGGCAGCGAAAGCCTCGTGCCGAAACCGCTGTTCGAAGACCGGGTCGGCGGCAAGATGCGCCGGCAGCACCTTCACCGCGACCACACGCTGGGTGGCCGTGTCGAACGCCTTCCAGACCTCGCCCATGCCGCCGCGGCCCAACAACTCGACCAATCGGTATCGGCCGAACGGCGCTCCGTCCACTACGCCTCCCGCAGACTGCTG
This window harbors:
- a CDS encoding ATP-dependent DNA ligase encodes the protein MDSVDLPVLPPLEPMLAKVPPEAGVWSYEPKWDGYRALVFRDGDKVVLLSRSGKDLGRYFPEVIESVREELATRCVLDGEIVVPRDIGGRTRLDWESLSQRIHPAVSRIKMLSEQTPAHFIGFDALATGDTSLMKEPFRVRRAALLDAVTEKQWCHVTRTTEDPDLGAQWLEEFEGAGLDGVIAKRLEGPYLPGKREMVKIKHARDADCVAIGYRIHKSGEGIGSILLGLYRDDGELQMVGGAASFTTKDRLKLLAELEPLREGDQIREGDPSRWNSAADKRWIPIRPEKVCEVAYDQMEGNTVHGRRFRHAVKFRRWRPDRDPESCTFDQLEVPLNYDLYDVLES
- the ligD gene encoding non-homologous end-joining DNA ligase, which translates into the protein MATAAEEIDVDGVKVRLTNRDKPYFPKLGKDGTKGKLFEYYLSVADRMVMLLRDRPTHLQRFPDGIDGEEIYQKRVPQKHPDYLQTCQVTFPSGRTADALKVTHPSAIAWAAQMGTITLHPWQVRCPDTEHPDELRIDLDPQPGTDFRDASSVAVDVLKPLLDELGLTGYPKTSGGRGVHVFLRIRTDWDFIAVRRAGIALAREVERRAPDAVTTSWWKEERGTRIFIDYNQNARDRTFASAYSARKTGIATVSTPLTWDELRTADPDDFTISTVPDFVAGRPDPWADIDSDAQSLEPLLKMVEADEERGLGDLPYPPSYPKMPGEPPRVQPSKKVAANWDAEGNPVKPD
- a CDS encoding cutinase family protein, with the protein product MSAPVGIPSARAQSCPDIEVVFARGTGDPVGVGAVGQAFIDSLRSKVGDRTVGQYAVNYAATMNFLRAAEGAADANGHVGYMTANCPATRLVLGGFSQGAAVIDLMLGVSPGLGAIPGVGAIPGLDAVPGLDLGAVAAPLPPHAADHVAAVAVFGNPFAKILGPLNALSPVYGGRTIDLCNANDPICGEGDMDNRAAHHQYVPGMTDQAASFVAGLL
- a CDS encoding serine/threonine-protein kinase; its protein translation is MDGAPFGRYRLVELLGRGGMGEVWKAFDTATQRVVAVKVLPAHLAADPVFEQRFRHEAFAAAGLTNPHVVPIHNFGEIEGRLYVDMRLIEGQDLEHLLAGGPLEPERAVKIIAQIASALHAAHRIGLVHRDVKPSNILVAEDDFSYLIDFGIARATGDTKLTATGNVVGTWPYMAPERFTTGKTDTRADVYALTCVLYECLTSSRPFPGDSVEQQIAGHLTTPPPRPSISRPEVTPELDAVIAAGMAKDPDERYGTTVELAQAASKAITDPGVTTQPAQPHSAPTAAGPAPSASTAVASTAQAGQAWAPTRARPAEQVDPPASPTQAGPPAATTQAGPPEHVKKAWAPTHSAPAAHDEQAHAPTQARRADSVGPAETPPPGDSSDQSPDDDGSLPWWRRTAIVVPISVVLIIAAAATILTVISDDGGDRRVAQPPDAPLDGTFAVEFGSPTKPNGEPYQNAQGGNEKWVIRSACPAGGCVASATKVNGSLTTTSTLVLDEIDGRWEAVNAKQGTCQGAEPAELWEAFSLQSQADGSLEGEYVIRSTNGSCASNQPVTFTRTGAPEGGASVTDPASQPARVASPAQSLHGRYQEVDTYVDGNRSAEVSFDIQTYCLRTGQKCLSYWLNPNDVKVLVFEENAWQLTNTSTDSQCKNGAPAHREISLNYPLPQPPQDPITLLTGRGHYTVTGGCPFNSDFESRVQRTGD